From the genome of Nitrospirota bacterium, one region includes:
- the moaC gene encoding cyclic pyranopterin monophosphate synthase MoaC, translating to MSNLELTHFNTEGRAKMVDVSEKKETERTALAKGTVYMQPETFKRIKDGKIAKGDVLAVAQVAGVMGAKRTPDLIPMCHPLLLTSVDIDFKENGEPDKKGKCSIEISATVKLKGQTGVEMEALTAVSIAALTIYDMCKAIDKEMSFGNVGLVRKTGGKSGTFVRKED from the coding sequence ATGTCAAATCTTGAACTTACGCATTTTAACACCGAAGGCCGGGCAAAAATGGTCGATGTGAGTGAAAAAAAAGAAACGGAACGGACGGCTCTCGCAAAAGGAACGGTTTATATGCAGCCCGAGACCTTTAAGCGGATAAAAGATGGAAAAATTGCCAAAGGAGATGTCCTGGCTGTCGCCCAGGTTGCCGGTGTGATGGGAGCCAAAAGGACACCTGATTTGATTCCGATGTGCCATCCTTTGTTGCTGACCAGTGTGGACATCGATTTTAAAGAAAATGGAGAGCCCGATAAAAAAGGGAAATGCTCGATTGAGATCTCTGCCACGGTAAAATTAAAAGGCCAGACCGGGGTTGAAATGGAGGCCCTGACCGCTGTGTCAATTGCCGCTTTAACGATTTACGACATGTGCAAGGCGATCGATAAGGAGATGAGCTTCGGAAACGTCGGCCTGGTTCGAAAAACAGGTGGAAAATCAGGAACTTTCGTCCGTAAAGAAGATTAA
- a CDS encoding ATP-binding cassette domain-containing protein, whose product MSFFRLLTAALMIKLNQLAKTYASGVQALKGLTLEVSEGEVFGFLGSNGAGKSTAIKILTTLTKSTGGTFSIAGINPIQNPTRIRETIGYVAQEAGVDYFLTGRENLVLQGRLYRLSTALIYQRVEELLNLFELNEVADSMVSTYSGGMQRKLDIATALVHRPRVLFLDEPTLGLDPRSRMTLWDYIRRLNKEFGMTIFLTTHYLEEAEKLAPRIGILDEGELKIVGSPEKLKADMGGDSINFICESAEKRETQAEKWNLFKFKPYIDHLVYDRNEVRMYVRNGKDALLKVMAEADALKLEVETLSFSHASLDDVFLKYTGKSLENKKETAEAEPWWKKWQKTGGGSDDWKKWQKTEEGEKGANSEGESDASPSDQTSEQGEGEGEAPSGSASGGGDASPSGWNGKSGKWTEAEMKEWWTKQSKTES is encoded by the coding sequence ATGAGTTTTTTCAGACTTCTTACTGCTGCATTAATGATCAAACTGAATCAATTGGCAAAAACATATGCGTCCGGCGTTCAGGCCCTTAAGGGCTTGACTCTGGAAGTTTCAGAGGGAGAAGTTTTTGGTTTTTTAGGGTCAAATGGCGCGGGGAAAAGCACGGCCATTAAAATTCTGACGACCCTGACCAAATCTACGGGAGGGACTTTTTCAATCGCGGGAATCAACCCGATTCAAAACCCGACCCGGATAAGGGAAACCATTGGCTATGTCGCCCAGGAAGCGGGGGTTGACTATTTTCTTACGGGAAGGGAGAACCTCGTCCTCCAGGGCCGTCTTTACCGTCTTTCCACGGCATTGATTTATCAGCGGGTCGAAGAGTTGTTAAATTTGTTTGAGCTAAACGAGGTAGCCGATTCGATGGTTTCCACTTATTCGGGTGGAATGCAGCGTAAACTCGATATTGCCACAGCTCTCGTCCATCGCCCACGGGTTTTATTTCTCGATGAGCCGACTCTGGGGCTCGACCCAAGAAGCCGAATGACCCTGTGGGATTATATCCGCAGGCTCAATAAAGAATTTGGCATGACCATTTTTCTAACAACCCATTACCTGGAAGAAGCTGAAAAACTGGCCCCGCGCATCGGTATTCTTGATGAGGGCGAACTGAAGATCGTCGGATCCCCTGAAAAACTTAAGGCTGATATGGGGGGCGATTCGATTAATTTCATCTGTGAATCCGCCGAAAAAAGAGAAACTCAAGCTGAAAAATGGAATCTGTTTAAATTTAAACCGTATATTGACCATCTGGTTTACGACCGGAACGAAGTCAGGATGTATGTCAGAAACGGCAAAGACGCCCTCTTAAAAGTGATGGCGGAAGCCGACGCTTTAAAACTTGAGGTGGAAACCCTTTCATTTTCCCATGCCAGCCTTGACGATGTTTTTCTAAAATACACCGGTAAAAGTCTTGAAAACAAAAAAGAAACCGCCGAAGCCGAGCCCTGGTGGAAAAAATGGCAAAAAACCGGCGGCGGAAGTGATGATTGGAAAAAATGGCAAAAAACCGAAGAGGGAGAAAAAGGCGCCAACTCGGAGGGAGAGAGCGACGCGAGCCCCTCTGATCAAACCAGCGAGCAAGGCGAGGGAGAGGGGGAGGCTCCATCTGGCTCTGCCAGTGGAGGGGGCGACGCGAGCCCCTCTGGATGGAACGGGAAGTCGGGTAAATGGACTGAAGCGGAGATGAAAGAATGGTGGACCAAACAGTCCAAGACAGAATCCTGA
- a CDS encoding ABC transporter permease yields MSLIFDTWFQFAKYMKITLRMPLWTLFGLIQPLIWLVIFGELFRNMTQLGGFPATSYIEFLTPGILVMTVLFGSSWSGVSLLREINFGTVNKVLVTPVKRTSIVLSRVLHSAVTVIIQIIIIFTLAWFLGAKVHGGLAAFTTVTLLILLLAVGFAALSNGFAMKLKREEPLVVIGNMLTLPLMFFSSAFIPQSFMPDWIKNLAVLNPVSYAVDAVRLSLNGEFTVPFLFSFFAVFFFAVLTMVWATRMFIRQQED; encoded by the coding sequence ATGTCTTTGATATTCGACACATGGTTTCAATTTGCGAAATACATGAAAATCACGCTTCGGATGCCGTTGTGGACTTTATTCGGGCTAATTCAACCCTTGATCTGGCTTGTGATTTTTGGCGAACTGTTTAGAAACATGACCCAGTTAGGCGGGTTCCCGGCCACTTCTTATATTGAGTTTCTCACTCCCGGAATTTTAGTGATGACCGTTTTATTCGGGTCTTCCTGGTCGGGGGTCAGTCTCCTCAGAGAAATTAATTTCGGCACGGTGAATAAGGTTCTTGTGACGCCTGTCAAACGGACGTCGATTGTTTTAAGCCGGGTTCTGCATTCAGCCGTGACGGTGATCATTCAGATCATCATTATCTTTACCCTGGCCTGGTTTTTAGGCGCGAAAGTGCATGGAGGATTGGCGGCCTTTACGACCGTAACCCTTTTGATCCTGCTCCTGGCTGTTGGTTTTGCCGCCCTTTCAAATGGATTTGCGATGAAACTGAAACGAGAAGAGCCGCTGGTCGTCATTGGGAACATGTTGACCCTTCCCCTCATGTTTTTTTCGTCGGCATTTATTCCTCAGTCCTTTATGCCCGATTGGATTAAAAACCTGGCTGTGCTTAACCCGGTGAGTTATGCGGTCGATGCGGTTCGTCTTTCTTTAAACGGAGAATTCACGGTTCCTTTTTTATTCAGTTTTTTTGCGGTCTTCTTCTTTGCGGTTTTAACAATGGTGTGGGCGACGCGGATGTTTATTCGCCAACAAGAGGATTAA
- a CDS encoding histidine phosphatase family protein produces the protein MSEKIREKAEATTLVFFRHGKTGFPEERFYSRVDDPPLNVEGKSQAERLGRWVKGSSFSALYSSPLKRTIETAGYLSKGLNLKIFPKTGLEERTMGEWDGLTPAEARERFPREFLKWKGDLLQYSPPGGESWVAFAERVMKTVQEIKEFHPNQRVAVVTHVGPIRVLVSRAMEIKDENHKRIVLGYGSATRIDYTKNWGNLYYLGVIPFEQVP, from the coding sequence ATGTCAGAAAAAATCCGGGAAAAAGCAGAGGCAACCACGTTGGTTTTTTTCAGGCATGGGAAGACCGGTTTCCCGGAAGAGCGGTTTTACAGCCGGGTGGATGACCCTCCGTTAAATGTGGAAGGAAAGAGCCAGGCCGAAAGGCTGGGCCGTTGGGTCAAGGGGTCCTCTTTTTCGGCGTTATATTCGTCTCCCTTAAAAAGGACCATCGAGACAGCGGGTTATCTTTCGAAAGGATTAAACTTGAAAATTTTTCCCAAAACGGGTTTGGAAGAACGGACAATGGGAGAGTGGGATGGTTTGACCCCTGCCGAAGCGAGGGAGCGGTTTCCGCGAGAATTTTTGAAATGGAAGGGCGACCTTCTCCAATATTCTCCCCCCGGGGGAGAATCCTGGGTCGCGTTCGCAGAACGGGTCATGAAAACCGTGCAAGAAATCAAAGAGTTCCATCCCAATCAGCGGGTGGCGGTGGTCACCCATGTGGGACCGATTCGCGTCCTTGTCAGCAGGGCAATGGAAATAAAGGATGAAAATCATAAAAGGATTGTGTTAGGATACGGTTCCGCCACCCGGATTGATTATACGAAAAACTGGGGGAATCTTTATTATTTGGGAGTCATTCCCTTTGAACAGGTTCCATAA
- a CDS encoding outer membrane lipoprotein-sorting protein translates to MKLFFWSAATLMLLVNFVLAEAVTPAPIMDGLEVMKKKNEAYLANDQINTVTLRLFTKEGDEKKIVTKRYWKNFAGKEGMATKTLFFTDWPPDAKGTGFLIWNYSTAGKTDDLWLYLPSLRQTRHVSSRGQDDAFMGSDLTFGDMGQRRLEEDDHKLLREEACGDETCYVVESVSKEKEGVYSKKVHWITQKDFRTMKTEYYDRKGDLLKTQTIEWQEISKHKAWKLSTVINVQTGHKTIFEISDLKINPGLSNDIFTERTLKTGIRQ, encoded by the coding sequence ATGAAATTATTTTTTTGGTCTGCAGCAACACTCATGCTTTTGGTAAATTTTGTTCTGGCGGAAGCGGTGACGCCAGCCCCTATAATGGACGGCCTTGAAGTCATGAAGAAAAAAAACGAGGCCTACCTCGCGAATGACCAGATCAACACCGTCACGCTTCGTCTTTTCACCAAAGAGGGAGACGAAAAGAAGATTGTCACCAAAAGATATTGGAAAAATTTCGCGGGAAAAGAAGGAATGGCGACCAAGACCCTCTTTTTTACCGACTGGCCTCCTGACGCGAAAGGGACCGGGTTTTTAATCTGGAACTATTCAACGGCGGGAAAAACCGACGACCTGTGGCTTTATCTCCCATCGCTTCGGCAGACTCGCCATGTCTCCTCGCGCGGCCAGGATGACGCCTTTATGGGATCGGATCTGACCTTCGGCGACATGGGGCAACGGAGGCTGGAGGAAGATGATCACAAATTACTAAGAGAAGAGGCCTGCGGCGATGAGACCTGTTATGTCGTCGAATCGGTCTCTAAAGAAAAAGAAGGGGTTTACAGCAAGAAGGTCCATTGGATTACCCAGAAGGATTTCAGAACCATGAAGACCGAATATTATGACCGTAAAGGGGATCTCCTGAAAACGCAGACGATAGAATGGCAGGAAATTTCAAAACATAAAGCCTGGAAACTCTCAACGGTGATTAATGTTCAAACCGGGCATAAGACCATTTTTGAGATTTCGGACTTAAAGATCAACCCGGGCCTTTCCAATGATATTTTCACAGAAAGAACTTTAAAAACCGGGATCAGACAATAA
- a CDS encoding DUF3842 family protein, which translates to MVIAVIDGQGGGIGSEVIKKLRDYLPEETEIIALGTNAIATASMMRAGANKGASGENAIIHSIGNVHLIIGTLSIVLGNSMMGELTFNMANAISSSKVKKVLLPLGFENTDLIGVEKEPIPHMILKLVDRVKILMGNEKKREG; encoded by the coding sequence ATGGTGATCGCGGTGATCGATGGACAGGGGGGAGGGATCGGGAGTGAAGTGATTAAGAAACTCCGCGACTACCTCCCTGAAGAGACCGAAATTATAGCTCTGGGAACCAATGCCATCGCGACTGCGTCCATGATGAGGGCCGGGGCCAATAAGGGAGCCTCCGGAGAAAACGCCATTATTCATTCCATAGGAAACGTCCATCTCATTATCGGAACGCTTTCTATTGTTCTGGGCAACTCGATGATGGGCGAGTTGACGTTTAATATGGCTAACGCGATTTCCAGCAGTAAGGTCAAAAAGGTCCTTCTTCCCCTCGGGTTTGAAAATACCGATCTGATTGGTGTGGAGAAAGAACCGATTCCTCACATGATTCTCAAACTGGTTGATCGCGTCAAAATACTTATGGGAAACGAAAAAAAACGTGAGGGATGA